The following proteins come from a genomic window of Pyxidicoccus sp. MSG2:
- a CDS encoding cyclic nucleotide-binding domain-containing protein, producing MNESSLRELGMDLIEERQFERALAVFAEAVRRVPADHRSRMLAARSLAEMGERERAVTAYHACAEGLLRRDYLLSAMAACKLALDLSPNERRLKDTLIRVHARAVRNAPGRAAVPPPLPPEVLYDGKVDTDLMGLQGEELSNRAIEVLAAPDPGGSADPNSRPPLPLFAELDREAFLDLVGRMAWRRVKPDDVVSREGEPTDHLYVLVAGKAEVTRQMDGEARTLGFLGGGSIFGEIALLTGATPTATVTAVSDTEVFEIRREHLNAVAKNHPAVPQVLADFAQQRMARNLMATSPMFQTLPESERGAMLQRFAFRALQPREKALVEGEHSPGLFLVLAGELVVQKEDPAGGVVTLGVLREGDVAGEISLLTGLRASATVEATRKTAAAFLERAAFHALVKTFPHIRTYLEQLSDRRLKQIGEALRPLEIIDADELVLEPEAA from the coding sequence ATGAACGAGTCGTCGCTGCGTGAGCTCGGGATGGACCTCATCGAGGAGCGCCAGTTCGAGCGCGCCCTCGCCGTCTTCGCCGAGGCGGTGCGCCGCGTGCCCGCGGACCACCGCTCCCGGATGCTGGCGGCCCGGAGCCTGGCGGAAATGGGGGAGCGCGAGCGCGCCGTCACCGCCTACCACGCGTGCGCGGAGGGCCTGCTGCGGCGCGACTACCTGCTGTCCGCGATGGCCGCGTGCAAGCTGGCGCTGGATTTGTCCCCGAACGAGCGGCGGCTGAAGGACACGCTCATCCGCGTGCACGCGCGCGCGGTGCGCAACGCGCCGGGCCGCGCCGCGGTGCCGCCGCCCCTTCCGCCGGAAGTCCTCTACGACGGCAAGGTGGACACGGACCTGATGGGCCTGCAGGGCGAGGAGCTGTCCAACCGCGCCATTGAAGTGCTGGCCGCGCCGGACCCGGGCGGCTCGGCGGACCCGAACAGCCGGCCTCCGCTACCGCTGTTCGCGGAGTTGGACCGGGAGGCCTTCCTGGACCTGGTGGGCCGCATGGCGTGGCGCCGGGTGAAGCCGGACGACGTGGTGAGCCGCGAGGGCGAGCCCACGGACCACCTCTACGTGCTCGTCGCGGGCAAGGCGGAGGTGACGCGGCAGATGGACGGCGAGGCGCGCACGCTGGGCTTCCTGGGCGGCGGCTCCATCTTCGGGGAGATTGCGCTGCTGACGGGCGCGACGCCCACGGCGACGGTGACGGCGGTGTCGGACACGGAGGTGTTCGAGATTCGCCGCGAGCACCTCAACGCGGTGGCGAAGAATCACCCGGCGGTGCCGCAGGTGCTGGCGGACTTCGCGCAGCAGCGCATGGCGCGCAACCTCATGGCCACCTCGCCCATGTTCCAGACGCTGCCGGAGTCGGAGCGCGGCGCCATGCTGCAGCGCTTCGCCTTCCGGGCGCTCCAGCCGCGGGAGAAGGCGCTGGTGGAGGGCGAGCACTCTCCGGGCCTGTTCCTGGTGCTGGCCGGCGAGCTGGTGGTGCAGAAGGAGGACCCGGCGGGCGGCGTGGTGACGCTGGGCGTGCTGCGCGAGGGCGACGTGGCGGGGGAGATTTCCCTGCTGACGGGCCTGCGCGCCTCGGCCACGGTGGAGGCCACGCGCAAGACGGCGGCGGCCTTCCTGGAGCGCGCCGCGTTCCATGCGCTGGTGAAGACCTTCCCGCACATCCGCACGTACCTGGAGCAGCTGTCGGACCGGCGCCTGAAGCAGATTGGCGAAGCGCTGCGCCCCTTGGAAATCATCGACGCGGACGAGCTGGTGCTCGAGCCCGAGGCGGCGTGA
- a CDS encoding FHA domain-containing protein gives MPPRPPPSSRAGAGRSGGGSGADSPNSGRGRPARGTPSSEDEDFSAPLTGEESYPEDGPPNPELYGDSSGSGGGRRDMTRVASVQDIDDEGSTREQEDDNPDATRAGPPVQMLVLAGPDRGRKKRFQSVRMVIGRGKDCDFPLEDQSVSRRHLELVYGEGGVVMRDLGSVSGTQVNDQRVDECVLKHGDELSVGKTRLRFVDEAEQIKEMRAQAEQREAEEKREREEAAKEAKEGRKSGGAARGGDVDPGDPRFNEATNANYKLADVMRDEGKNKGTAVVSRPVRPPTRGGGSKSGFGGMTGKQKGLIGLAGFVLVVLVMGLVFARKGPPPPPPVDPNVERAKLLMQKARESVRADDFANAVRLVEEAEKLHPGVDEEGLARAARKQQDVLDALQKVRDLIDEKKFDEAREKLANAPEGTAKTDEEHRKLEAELGEKQLAWRIQQVDEALATRDPEVIRPLLDTLPAQNRPAYEEKLADIEAELAKESADEARRNRNARDRATANAKEKRRQFMEEAFVDVERRFNGGDYPRAVLECDRVVDRYKGDKEVKDRAMSLKRLIPQFARVLEEGQKKMDANALEAAAKPLRRAAELYRQIGFRGSLGNTLDEQLASSSVAAGQAALKKGDLVSAGSSFREAMRLNPGDGRARDGLETLQKKVEELYLQAYIQRDRDPQAAAEKFKVIIETASEGSEVKRKAEMYLGEVQQ, from the coding sequence ATGCCTCCTCGTCCTCCTCCCTCCTCCCGCGCTGGCGCCGGCCGTTCCGGCGGTGGCTCGGGGGCGGACTCCCCCAACTCGGGCCGTGGCCGGCCTGCCCGCGGTACGCCCTCGTCCGAGGACGAGGACTTCTCCGCGCCATTGACTGGCGAGGAGAGCTACCCCGAGGACGGGCCCCCCAACCCGGAGCTTTACGGCGACTCCAGCGGTTCGGGCGGCGGACGCCGGGACATGACGCGCGTGGCCTCCGTCCAGGACATCGACGACGAGGGCTCCACGCGCGAGCAGGAGGACGACAACCCGGACGCCACGCGCGCCGGCCCGCCGGTGCAGATGCTGGTGCTGGCCGGCCCGGACCGGGGCCGCAAGAAGCGCTTCCAGAGCGTGCGGATGGTCATCGGCCGCGGCAAGGACTGCGACTTCCCGCTGGAGGACCAGTCCGTCTCCCGCCGTCACCTGGAGTTGGTGTACGGCGAGGGCGGCGTGGTGATGAGGGACCTGGGCAGCGTCTCCGGCACCCAGGTCAACGACCAGCGCGTGGACGAGTGCGTGCTGAAGCACGGCGACGAGCTGTCGGTGGGCAAGACGCGCCTGCGCTTCGTGGATGAAGCGGAGCAGATCAAGGAGATGCGCGCCCAGGCCGAGCAGCGTGAGGCCGAGGAGAAGCGTGAGCGCGAGGAGGCCGCCAAGGAGGCGAAGGAGGGCCGCAAGTCGGGAGGCGCCGCGCGCGGCGGCGACGTGGACCCGGGCGACCCGCGCTTCAACGAGGCCACCAACGCCAACTACAAGCTGGCGGACGTCATGCGCGACGAGGGGAAGAACAAGGGCACCGCCGTGGTGTCCCGCCCCGTCCGCCCGCCCACGCGCGGAGGCGGCTCGAAGTCGGGCTTCGGTGGGATGACGGGGAAGCAGAAGGGCCTCATCGGCCTGGCCGGCTTCGTGCTGGTGGTGCTGGTGATGGGGCTCGTCTTCGCAAGGAAGGGGCCGCCGCCTCCGCCGCCGGTGGACCCGAACGTGGAGCGCGCGAAGCTCTTGATGCAGAAGGCGCGCGAGTCCGTGCGCGCGGATGACTTCGCCAATGCGGTGCGGCTGGTGGAGGAGGCGGAGAAGCTGCATCCCGGCGTGGACGAGGAGGGCCTGGCCCGCGCGGCGCGCAAGCAGCAGGACGTGCTGGACGCGCTGCAGAAGGTGAGAGACCTCATCGACGAGAAGAAGTTCGACGAGGCGCGCGAGAAGCTGGCCAACGCGCCGGAGGGCACGGCGAAGACGGACGAGGAGCACCGCAAGCTGGAGGCGGAGCTGGGGGAGAAGCAGCTTGCCTGGCGCATCCAGCAGGTGGACGAGGCGCTCGCGACGCGAGACCCCGAGGTGATTCGCCCGCTGCTGGACACGCTGCCCGCGCAGAACCGGCCGGCGTATGAGGAGAAGCTGGCGGACATCGAGGCGGAGCTGGCGAAGGAGTCCGCCGACGAGGCGCGCCGCAACCGGAACGCCCGGGACCGCGCCACGGCGAACGCGAAGGAGAAGCGCCGCCAGTTCATGGAGGAGGCCTTCGTCGACGTGGAGCGCCGCTTCAACGGCGGCGACTACCCGCGCGCGGTGCTGGAGTGCGACCGGGTGGTGGACCGGTACAAGGGGGACAAGGAGGTCAAGGACCGGGCCATGTCCCTCAAGCGCCTCATCCCCCAGTTCGCGCGCGTCCTGGAGGAAGGGCAGAAGAAGATGGACGCCAACGCGCTGGAGGCCGCGGCGAAGCCGCTGCGCCGGGCGGCGGAGCTGTACCGGCAGATTGGCTTCCGGGGCTCGCTGGGCAACACCCTCGACGAGCAGCTCGCGTCCTCGTCCGTGGCGGCGGGGCAGGCGGCCCTCAAGAAGGGGGACCTGGTGTCGGCGGGCTCCAGCTTCCGCGAGGCGATGCGGCTCAACCCCGGCGACGGCCGCGCGAGAGATGGACTGGAGACCCTGCAGAAGAAGGTGGAGGAGCTCTACCTCCAGGCCTATATCCAGCGCGACAGGGACCCGCAGGCGGCCGCGGAGAAGTTCAAGGTCATCATCGAGACGGCCTCCGAGGGCTCGGAAGTGAAGCGCAAGGCGGAGATGTACCTGGGCGAAGTGCAGCAGTGA
- a CDS encoding TldD/PmbA family protein — MPRASASTRRASASQLAPPVARGPSSAPLLPQPLVERLLAVAMERGGDFAEVYVERTLTTAVMLEESRIKSAQTGLIQGVGVRVISGGKVGYAYSDDWDEPALVRAASTAAMIAQGGGAERSFPVRRAAVPSHYHVATPLMDVDVALKTGLLSRADKAARAFDARVKQVNASYVDQTRRIAVANTEGRYTEDTQDLCRMAVQVVAQGKNGEQRTGMFGGGGRVSFTHWDTFPPEHVAREAARQAVATLGAVDCAAGPQTVVLAPGWSGILLHEAVGHGLEADFIRKGTSLFAGKLGQKVASDLVTVIDDGTVSSGRGSINIDDEGNPGERKVLIENGVLKNYLYDGLNAKLMGQRTTGSGRRESFKHLPLPRMTNTFLAPGDHAPEDILKEVKRGLYCATFGGGQVDITNGNFVFEVSEAYQIEDGKLGRPVKNAMLIGVGPEALKNVTRVGTDPLPDPGMGVCMKDGQMLPVGVGLPTLRIDNVTVGGTKVA, encoded by the coding sequence ATGCCCCGAGCCTCTGCGTCCACGCGACGCGCCTCTGCTTCCCAGCTTGCCCCCCCGGTGGCCCGGGGGCCCTCGTCCGCCCCACTGCTGCCCCAGCCGCTCGTCGAGCGCCTGCTCGCCGTGGCCATGGAGCGCGGCGGTGACTTCGCGGAAGTCTACGTGGAGCGCACGCTCACCACGGCGGTGATGCTGGAGGAGTCGCGCATCAAGAGCGCGCAGACGGGCCTCATCCAGGGCGTCGGCGTGCGCGTCATCTCCGGCGGCAAGGTGGGCTACGCCTACTCCGACGACTGGGACGAGCCGGCGCTCGTGCGCGCGGCCTCCACCGCGGCGATGATTGCCCAGGGCGGCGGCGCCGAGCGCAGCTTCCCCGTGCGCCGCGCCGCGGTGCCCAGCCACTACCATGTGGCCACCCCGCTGATGGACGTGGACGTGGCGCTGAAGACAGGCCTGCTGTCTCGCGCGGACAAGGCGGCTCGCGCGTTCGACGCGCGGGTGAAGCAGGTGAATGCCTCGTACGTGGACCAGACGCGCCGCATCGCCGTGGCCAACACCGAGGGGCGCTACACCGAGGACACCCAGGATTTGTGCCGCATGGCCGTCCAGGTGGTGGCCCAGGGGAAGAATGGCGAGCAGCGCACCGGCATGTTCGGCGGTGGCGGCCGCGTGTCCTTCACGCACTGGGACACCTTCCCGCCGGAGCACGTGGCGCGCGAGGCGGCGCGGCAGGCGGTGGCCACGCTGGGCGCGGTGGACTGCGCGGCCGGCCCGCAGACGGTGGTGCTGGCGCCGGGCTGGAGCGGCATCCTCCTGCACGAGGCGGTGGGCCACGGTCTGGAGGCGGACTTCATCCGCAAGGGCACGTCGCTGTTCGCCGGTAAACTCGGGCAGAAGGTGGCGTCGGACCTGGTCACCGTCATCGACGACGGCACGGTGTCCAGCGGACGCGGCTCCATCAACATCGACGACGAGGGCAACCCCGGTGAGCGCAAGGTGCTCATCGAGAACGGCGTCCTCAAGAACTACCTCTATGACGGCCTCAACGCGAAGCTGATGGGCCAGCGCACCACCGGCAGCGGGCGGCGCGAGTCCTTCAAGCACCTGCCCCTGCCGCGCATGACGAACACCTTCCTCGCCCCGGGCGACCACGCCCCGGAGGACATCCTCAAGGAGGTGAAGCGCGGCCTGTACTGCGCGACGTTCGGCGGCGGCCAGGTGGACATCACCAACGGCAACTTCGTCTTCGAGGTGAGCGAGGCGTACCAGATTGAAGACGGGAAGCTGGGCCGCCCGGTGAAGAACGCCATGCTCATCGGCGTGGGGCCGGAGGCGCTGAAGAACGTGACGCGCGTGGGGACCGACCCGCTGCCGGACCCGGGCATGGGCGTGTGCATGAAGGATGGGCAGATGCTGCCGGTGGGCGTGGGCCTGCCCACACTGCGCATCGACAACGTCACCGTCGGCGGAACCAAGGTCGCCTGA